The DNA region GACGCATAGGGCCTTAAACATTATTCACGTTAAATAGGAAAAACCCTAAAACTTGTCAATTTATATTTATATTTTTAGAGCTTAAATAAAGCTATTAATGTCGTTATACCAACCCTCTGTACTTAAGCACTATTTAAAATTGCAAAATAGTGAAGCCATTACTAAAGCCTATAATAAATACACGAAGTACTTTCTTAATCCCACCATACAAGATAATATACGTAGTTCTAAAGAAGAGGAATACCAAGGTATATTTTTAACGGAATTGTTTGTAAATGTTTTAGACTACACACTTAAGCCAAAGGCAAGCTTTAATCTGGTGGCCGAGTATAAAAACCAAAACAACGCCCGAAAAGCCGATGGCGCCATATTGGATAACGATACGGCCATAGGTGTAATTGAGTTAAAAGGCACCAATACCAAAGATTTGGAAAGCATACGCAAGCAAGCCTTTGATTATAAAGCCAATCAAAAAGGGTGTGTGTATGTGATAACTTCAAATTTTGAAAAACTGCGGTTTTATATTAACGATGCCACCGAGTTTGAAGAGTTCAATCTGTTCGAACTAACACCAGAACGTTTTGAATTGCTGTACATCTGTTTGCAAAAAGACAATGTATTAAACCATACACCGCTTAAAATTAAGGAAGCATCGGTGGTAGAGGAAGAGCAAATAACCAAACAATTTTATAAAGATTATTCGGTTTTTAAGCGCGAACTTTTTAGGGATCTTGTAAAGCGCAATGCTTCTAAATTAAAAAAACTGCGTTATTCTCAACTTGTTTCAGAATCGTAGCAAACAGAAGAAGAAAAGGCCGAGTTGGTTAAACTCGAAAAAAGCGTTAAGCTTACCTTATTTAAAAAATCGCAAAACTAATAGACCGTTATCTGTTTGTTTTCTTTGCCGAAGACAGGGGGTTGCTGCCACCAAACAGTACCCAGCAAATTTTGGATAAGTGGAAAGCCGACCTCGATTTTGGCGACGACCGCCCATTGTACAACCTGTTTAAACAATATTTTACACATCTGGACCAAGGTCGCGCCGGAACAACCAACAGGGCCGAAATTTACGCCTACAACGGCGGCCTGTTTAAGGAAGACAAAACCTTAGACAACCTCGATATAGATAGCGATTTATTGTTTAAGCACACCAGCAAGTTAGCCGCTTACGATTTTGAAAGCCAGGTAGACGTTAACATTTTGGGACACATTTTCGAAAACTCGTTAAACGAGATAGAGAGCGTTAATGCCGAAATTGAAGGAGCCGATTTTGATAAACAAAAGAGCAAGCGTAAAAAGGACGGGGTATTTTACACGCCCAAATACATTACCAAATACATTGTAGAAAATACCGTAGGTAAACTGTGCGAAGACAAGAAAACCCAATTGGGTTTTAAAGAAGAAGAGTATTATAAAGGGCGCAAAAACCGACAAAAAGCAACCATCGAGAAACTGGTGGGCATTTTAGATACCTATCGCGATTGGCTGCTGCAACTTACCATTTGCGATCCGGCCTGTGGCTCTGGTGCCTTTTTAAACCAAGCCCTAAACTTTTTAATAGCCGAGCACCAATACATAAACGAGCTAAAAACCAAAGTGTTGGGTGGCGGGTTTCAATTTCCGGATATAGAGAACACCATTTTGGAAAACAATATTTACGGGGTAGATTTAAACGAAGAGTCGGTTGAAATTGCCAAACTATCCCTGTGGCTGCGCACCGCACAACCCCGCCGAAAACTAAACGATCTAAGCAGCAACATAAAATGCGGCAACAGTTTAATTGATAGCAAAGCGGTGGCCGGCGACAAAGCCTTTAATTGGGAAGAACAATTTCCAAAAGTATTTGCAAAGGGTGGCTTTGATGTGGTTATTGGGAATCCGCCGTATGTTGATATTAAAGGTTTAGAACCTAACATTGTTAAGGTCTTATTTAAAAAATATGAGACAACAGAAAATAGAATTAACTTGTATTCTATTTTTATTGAAAAAGGGTTCCACTTATTAAAAGAAAGAGGTTTTTTGTCATTTATAAATCCTAATTCTATTCTCGTTAATTCATCTTACACAAAAATTAGGAAAATGCTGATTGACGATATGACAACTATAATTAAACTACCTGATGGTACTTTTGAGGATGCAATAGTCGAAACAATAATCTTTGAATTTAGAAAAGGGTCAAAATCAAAAGATGTAGATGTGATTTTATATCCAAAATCAGAAAAAATCTCTTTCGTTGATTCAAGTAGAATTGAAAAAATTTCTAAATTAAATTGGGAAAACTCCTCTTCTTTTAATTACAATATTTATGTGAATCCTAAACAATTGAAATTGCTAGAAAAAATTAGCAATGATTCAATTGAATTAGGAGAATTAGCTGATTTTACTTTGGGTATAACACCTTACGATAAATATAAAGGACATTCTCAAGAGCTAATAAAAAGTAAACAGTTTCACTCATATTTTAAAGAGGATGAGACATACAAACCATTAATATCAGGCAGTAATATCACTCGATACTTTGTTTCAGATGGAGTCTCTGAATATTTAAAGTATGGTGAATGGCTTGGTGCGCAAAGAGAAGAAAGATTCTTTTATGAGCCTAGAATTATTATTAGACAAATAGTTTCAGGTAGTCCGCCAAGAATTTATGCTGGATACACGGATAAACCTTTATATTTCACACAAATAGGTTTTGCAATAAT from Tamlana crocina includes:
- a CDS encoding type I restriction endonuclease, coding for MSLYQPSVLKHYLKLQNSEAITKAYNKYTKYFLNPTIQDNIRSSKEEEYQGIFLTELFVNVLDYTLKPKASFNLVAEYKNQNNARKADGAILDNDTAIGVIELKGTNTKDLESIRKQAFDYKANQKGCVYVITSNFEKLRFYINDATEFEEFNLFELTPERFELLYICLQKDNVLNHTPLKIKEASVVEEEQITKQFYKDYSVFKRELFRDLVKRNASKLKKLRYSQLVSES
- a CDS encoding N-6 DNA methylase, coding for MDKWKADLDFGDDRPLYNLFKQYFTHLDQGRAGTTNRAEIYAYNGGLFKEDKTLDNLDIDSDLLFKHTSKLAAYDFESQVDVNILGHIFENSLNEIESVNAEIEGADFDKQKSKRKKDGVFYTPKYITKYIVENTVGKLCEDKKTQLGFKEEEYYKGRKNRQKATIEKLVGILDTYRDWLLQLTICDPACGSGAFLNQALNFLIAEHQYINELKTKVLGGGFQFPDIENTILENNIYGVDLNEESVEIAKLSLWLRTAQPRRKLNDLSSNIKCGNSLIDSKAVAGDKAFNWEEQFPKVFAKGGFDVVIGNPPYVDIKGLEPNIVKVLFKKYETTENRINLYSIFIEKGFHLLKERGFLSFINPNSILVNSSYTKIRKMLIDDMTTIIKLPDGTFEDAIVETIIFEFRKGSKSKDVDVILYPKSEKISFVDSSRIEKISKLNWENSSSFNYNIYVNPKQLKLLEKISNDSIELGELADFTLGITPYDKYKGHSQELIKSKQFHSYFKEDETYKPLISGSNITRYFVSDGVSEYLKYGEWLGAQREERFFYEPRIIIRQIVSGSPPRIYAGYTDKPLYFTQIGFAIIPKLKSLPVYSLLCIINSKLINFYHKYSFLDLEKELFQKILIANCKKLPIKNVDSDIQNKFELSSKKAISLIGDYHNLLEKFQKYLQQTFQLEKLPKKLQNWHDLEFGEFIKELNKAIKANNKLRVKEGLEEVPTLTKKDEFEWLDLFEENKQKAQTLQHQINQTDKQIDQMVYELYGLTEEEIKIVEAS